One window from the genome of Thermoplasmata archaeon encodes:
- a CDS encoding aminotransferase class III-fold pyridoxal phosphate-dependent enzyme: protein MAKKSKPALGTGGSTETYWRKYEAYFPKYFWSDETRLANIVLRSAKGSTLVDMDGKEYVDLTSQWSTNNLGNVHPEVLSATVDALERYGFLIYFMNPHLPMIELAEKLLAIRPSPNLTRVFLELSGTGASEAAVKHAIEGSGRPLILSFMGQYHGLSIGATAFGSLGARWRRYWEAFSGGAVHAPYPRSYRKPTEMTDEEYGESCLAFLEDQVLRYVAHPERIAGAILEPIALEAGVWIPPANFVRGLKKLADRYGWFFIADEVEAGLGRCGKMWSIEHFGVSPDLMSIGKALGGGLMPISAVLGSERAMNDKEVVAGTTFGGHPAACVAASTAIDILLRDKIAERSARLGVRALKRVKEWEALPLVGDTRGLGLAIGVELVTSKTSKGRALKATRSVFFDCVEHGVIPLYDYDMNVLRIQPPLTIEEDRLDHALEVMEDCLRRASHGHPR, encoded by the coding sequence CCCTCGGCACCGGCGGCTCGACCGAGACGTACTGGCGGAAGTACGAGGCGTACTTCCCGAAGTACTTCTGGTCCGACGAGACCCGGTTGGCCAACATCGTCCTCCGGAGCGCGAAGGGCTCCACCCTCGTCGACATGGACGGCAAGGAGTACGTCGACCTCACGAGCCAGTGGTCCACGAACAACCTGGGGAACGTGCACCCCGAGGTGCTGTCCGCCACGGTCGACGCCCTCGAGCGGTATGGGTTCCTGATCTACTTCATGAACCCGCACCTGCCCATGATCGAGCTCGCGGAGAAGCTCCTTGCGATCCGACCCTCGCCCAACTTGACCCGCGTGTTTCTCGAGCTTTCCGGAACGGGGGCGTCCGAGGCCGCGGTCAAGCACGCGATCGAGGGCTCGGGACGGCCGCTCATCCTCAGCTTCATGGGGCAGTACCATGGCCTGAGCATCGGAGCGACCGCGTTCGGCAGCCTCGGCGCACGCTGGCGGCGGTATTGGGAGGCGTTCTCCGGCGGTGCCGTCCACGCGCCCTATCCGAGGTCGTACCGCAAGCCCACCGAGATGACCGACGAAGAATACGGCGAGTCGTGCCTCGCATTCCTCGAGGACCAGGTCCTCCGATACGTCGCTCATCCCGAGCGGATCGCCGGCGCCATCCTGGAGCCCATTGCTCTCGAGGCGGGCGTCTGGATCCCCCCCGCGAACTTCGTCCGGGGCCTGAAGAAGCTCGCGGACCGCTACGGCTGGTTCTTCATCGCGGACGAGGTGGAAGCCGGTCTCGGCCGTTGCGGCAAGATGTGGAGCATCGAGCACTTCGGTGTCTCGCCCGACCTGATGTCCATCGGGAAGGCCCTCGGCGGCGGACTCATGCCCATCTCGGCGGTGCTGGGGAGCGAGCGGGCGATGAACGACAAGGAGGTGGTCGCGGGCACGACGTTCGGTGGCCATCCTGCCGCGTGCGTGGCCGCTTCCACGGCCATCGACATCCTATTGCGGGACAAGATTGCGGAGCGGTCGGCGCGGCTCGGGGTCCGGGCCTTGAAGCGGGTCAAGGAGTGGGAGGCTCTCCCTCTCGTGGGCGACACCCGGGGTCTGGGCCTCGCCATCGGGGTGGAGCTCGTGACGAGCAAGACGTCGAAGGGACGTGCCCTGAAGGCAACGCGGTCCGTCTTCTTCGACTGCGTGGAACACGGGGTCATCCCGCTGTACGACTACGACATGAATGTGTTGAGGATCCAGCCTCCCTTGACGATCGAGGAGGACCGTCTGGATCACGCCCTCGAGGTCATGGAGGACTGTCTTCGCCGTGCCTCGCACGGCCATCCGAGGTGA